Proteins encoded by one window of Melanotaenia boesemani isolate fMelBoe1 chromosome 10, fMelBoe1.pri, whole genome shotgun sequence:
- the LOC121648242 gene encoding paramyosin-like isoform X2 yields MDLSANTGTLPTHTAFGEPVLEKSHCQAESGGTISLQLLEFKACLLEVIEELHIRRDAETRYEDQISKLVLEKQELEWEKESLQHQIKTAADQHTELLTNVKKQFQAKIRSIEEEKGKYQVTAELKDKEMNNLKEELKSLQLLKYNLEKTSSELEQKLALQTRTKDTHLNQLGEVEKRFSALSRQCAMVKHAHEKLEQNVDEAMRINEKLTSANQKQEATIVLLTKELGEVSKKLIKVKMTSVRHDKIHSPSGREHHVQELHQKLNMETEMNKKLREENLTERAEKRELMKSLQHTQQLLLCQTQTVGRIETELKTQTEMYQAFQQEHEVMREKSKALEDKVAQLTETYTASKTTWDKEKVVFLDRIKREKEALQTIKEAYEELQQKHTELTLQMKDNSVSTQQFSSVVQDVRDAKTLNEPNSVSELPGFSSLQHLVSSPAKNPERLEDTGAVSELAALSASGGKDQDNHHLRILNHPAVLACPLTTSDLSSHCNNSETNSEVLTKNMNNSEIDIVSDLTVSKDVLQSKLSHVSGNTTASSPECESMDESGKEDLLTKEKYEEGDGGINEGKLGREIDGKQHSNTEQVENIAEQQNREEFKEDVNDAGEKRTVVAQTTDRADMHEDNVGSAEGTGKTRNPETEDKADGEVTDGVKERGQTAEHAAETQIPTQTTTDTSQKSLTWQVNDFMDAEPLTACEPSHISQKVTHKDADSSSLNKEVCADEHQRVTQNVLPLCQDAEPLNQSICQAIDPSKETADEVLIQLPTCTSQINVAPQDGQSPGNTDFQEQKSSQTETETCNPSDIITNVKQADETSDTCVSEECVLVKKLTELQPLSQSREPAAQESGQLMSDGKDGADQWRESQSGGSNTCDTGMAPGTTSCLEETKAAPQPEPAVQHENREKHIQLEKLKEAGNAEITKRETDLKPSAFPSPENDSLSKTDSDESFLSRKKTHRPLFEWGTAQRKIQSSKSKSDVSALHQFIEGAGISAPHTTGPGEIHGHPLSTIPTFIKNKSNKVPLVMTRTSDLCRPPSVSSIAASSRGQQQGEWEAKEETRREATEAEMDRRASLCISSLPVSTSSSVESKVSWKMSAECSRAPSSAAGPGPESIWEPSCSQERENQQSSFRAQISIIEQFLNTERLRLPKRRRTEN; encoded by the exons ATGGATCTCAGTGCAAACACTGGCACACTCCCCACCCACACTGCT TTTGGTGAGCCTGTGTTGGAGAAGTCTCACTGTCAGGCAGAAAGTGGAGGAACTATCTCTCTACAGCTGCTGGAATTTAAAGCCTGTCTACTTGAAGTTATCGAGGAGCTGCATATTAGAAGG GATGCAGAGACACGTTATGAGGATCAGATAAGTAAACTAGTGTTGGAGAAACAAGAGCTGGAGTGGGAAAAG gaATCTCTAcaacatcaaattaaaacagcagcagatcagCACACTGAGTTACTCACCAATGTTAAGAAGCAG TTTCAGGCCAAAATACGAAGCATTGAGGAGGAGAAG GGGAAATACCAGGTCACCGCTGAATTAAAAGACAAGGAGATGAACAACTTGAAGGAAGAGCTGAAGTCACTGCAG TTGCTGAAGTACAACTTGGAGAAGACATCAAGTGAGCTG GAGCAGAAACTAGCTCTGCAGACCCGGACAAAggacacacacctgaaccaactTGGGGAAGTGGAGAAACGATTCAGTGCCCTTTCCAGGCAGTGTGCCATGGTCAAACATGCTCACGAGAAACTAGAGCAAAATG TTGATGAGGCCATGAGAATCAATGAAAAACTGACCTCTGCTAATCAAAAACAAGAGGCAACAATTGTGTTACTTACAAAG GAGTTGGGTGAAGTCAGTAAGAAGCTAATTAAGGTCAAGATGACATCAGTTCGACATGACAAGATCCACAGTCCTTCAGGGAGGGAGCACCATGTACAGGAGCTGCACCAGAAACTCAACATG gaAACTGAAATGAATAAGAAACTAAGAGAGGAGAATTTAACTGAACGAGCAGAAAAGCGG GAGTTGATGAAGTCTTTGCAGCATACCCAGCAGCTGCTGTTGTGTCAGACTCAGACTGTGGGGAGAATAGAAACGGAGCTAAAGACCCAAACAGAAATGTACCAG GCCTTTCAGCAAGAACATGAAGTGATGCGAGAGAAGAGCAAAGCACTGGAAGACAAGGTGGCCCAACTGACTGAGACCTACACTGCTTCCAAGACCACTTGGGACAAAGAG AAGGTGGTGTTTCTGGATCGCATCAAGAGAGAGAAGGAAGCTctacaaacaataaaagaagcTTATGAAGAGCTtcaacagaaacacactgagctgACTTTACAG ATGAAAGACAACAGTGTTTCTACCCAACAGTTTTCCTCAGTGGTGCAGGATGTCAGAGACGCAAAAACTCTCAATGAGCCCAACTCAGTTTCTGAGCTGCCTGGCTTCAGCAGTCTGCAGCACCTGGTCTCCTCTCCAGCCAAAAATCCTGAACGTCTGGAGGACACAGGAGCTGTCTCTGAGTTAGCTGCCTTAAGTGCAAGTGGAG GAAAAGACCAGGACAATCACCATTTACGCATCTTAAATCATCCAGCTGTGTTAGCCTGCCCACTGACAACCAGCGACCTGTCCAGCCACTGCAATAACTCTGAAACAAACTCAGAGGTCTTGACCAAAAATATGAACAACTCTGAAATTGATATTGTTTCAGATCTAACTGTGTCTAAAGATGTTCTTCAGAGCAAACTTAGCCATGTCAGtggcaacacaactgcatccagCCCTGAGTGTGAGTCCATGGATGAATCTGGTAAAGAAGATTTACTGaccaaagaaaaatatgaagagGGTGACGGAGGAATCAATGAGGGAAAACTGGGAAGGGAAATTGATGGGAAGCAACATAGCAACACAGAGCAAGTGGAAAATATTGCAGAGCAGCAGAACAGAGAAGAATTTAAAGAAGACGTGAACGATGctggagaaaaaagaacagtcGTAGCACAAACAACAGATAGAGCAGACATGCATGAGGATAATGTGGGGTCAGCAGAGGGAACAGGGAAGACCCGTAACCCTGAAACAGAAGATAAAGCAGATGGAGAAGTAACAGATGGAGTGAAAGAGAGAGGACAGACAGCAGAGCACGCAGCAGAAACACAGATACCAACTCAGACGACTACTGATACGAGTCAAAAGAGCCTCACATGGCAGGTCAATGACTTCATGGACGCTGAGCCTCTGACTGCCTGTGAACCCTCACACATCTCTCAGAAAGTCACTCATAAGGATGCTGACAGTAGCAGCTTGAATAAAGAAGTCTGTGCAGATGAGCACCAGAGAGTCACTCAAAATGTGCTCCCTCTGTGTCAAGATGCTGAGCCACTTAATCAGTCAATTTGTCAGGCTATTGATCCATCCAAGGAAACCGCAGATGAAGTTCTCATTCAGTTGCCTACATGTACCTCACAGATAAATGTTGCTCCACAAGATGGTCAGTCTCCCGGTAATACTGATTTCCAAGAGCAAAAATCAAGTCAAACAGAAACTGAAACGTGTAATCCTTCAGACATTATTACTAATGTGAAGCAGGCAGATGAAACATCTGATACATGTGTGAGCGAAGAGTGTGTATTAGTGAAAAAATTGACTGAACTACAACCGTTGTCTCAGAGCCGGGAGCCTGCAGCACAGGAGAGTGGACAGCTGATGTCTGATGGTAAAGATGGTGCAGATCAGTGGAGGGAAAGCCAGTCAGGTGGAAGCAATACCTGTGACACTGGAATGGCACCTGGGACCACTTCATGTTTAGAAGAAACAAAGGCGGCTCCACAACCTGAACCTGCAGTACAACATGAAAATCGTGAGAAGCACATACAACTTGAGAAACTGAAAGAAGCAGGAAATGCAGAGATAACTAAAAGGGAAACTGATTTGAAGCCGTCTGCCTTTCCAAGTCCTGAGAATGACTCATTATCAAAAACTGATTCTGATGAGTCATTCCTGTCCAGGAAAAAGACTCACAGACCATTATTTGAATGGGGAACTGCGCAGAGGAAAATTCAAAGCTCCAAAAGCAAGTCAGATGTCTCCGCCCTGCATCAGTTCATTGAG ggAGCCGGTATATCTGCACCACATACCACAGGACCTGGTGAAATACATGGACATCCACTCAGCACAATACCCACGTTCATCAAAAATAAGTCCAACAAAG TCCCCTTGGTGATGACCAGGACTTCAGATCTGTGCAGACCTCCCAGTGTCTCTTCGATTGCAGCTTCCTCCAGAGGACAACAGCAAGGAGAGTGGGAGGCAAAGGAAGAGACCCGCAGAGAGGCAACAGAAGCAGAAATG GATAGAAGAGCTTCTCTGTGCATCAGTTCCCTCCCAGTTTCCACCTCTTCCAGTGTGGAAAGTAAAGTGTCATGGAAAATGTCTGCAGA ATGTAGCAGAGCTCCCTCATCAGCTGCAGGTCCTGGTCCAGAGTCCATCTGGGAACCCTCTTGCTCCCAGGAAAGGGAAAATCAGCAGTCATCATTTAGAGCCCAGATCTCCATAATCGAACAGTTTCTCAACACTGAGAGGCTTCGTCTGCCCAAAAGACGACGAACTGAAAACTGA
- the LOC121648242 gene encoding sporulation-specific protein 15-like isoform X1 — MDLSANTGTLPTHTAFGEPVLEKSHCQAESGGTISLQLLEFKACLLEVIEELHIRRDAETRYEDQISKLVLEKQELEWEKESLQHQIKTAADQHTELLTNVKKQFQAKIRSIEEEKGKYQVTAELKDKEMNNLKEELKSLQLLKYNLEKTSSELEQKLALQTRTKDTHLNQLGEVEKRFSALSRQCAMVKHAHEKLEQNVDEAMRINEKLTSANQKQEATIVLLTKELGEVSKKLIKVKMTSVRHDKIHSPSGREHHVQELHQKLNMETEMNKKLREENLTERAEKRELMKSLQHTQQLLLCQTQTVGRIETELKTQTEMYQAFQQEHEVMREKSKALEDKVAQLTETYTASKTTWDKEKVVFLDRIKREKEALQTIKEAYEELQQKHTELTLQVKSQPTHINEQEMKDNSVSTQQFSSVVQDVRDAKTLNEPNSVSELPGFSSLQHLVSSPAKNPERLEDTGAVSELAALSASGGKDQDNHHLRILNHPAVLACPLTTSDLSSHCNNSETNSEVLTKNMNNSEIDIVSDLTVSKDVLQSKLSHVSGNTTASSPECESMDESGKEDLLTKEKYEEGDGGINEGKLGREIDGKQHSNTEQVENIAEQQNREEFKEDVNDAGEKRTVVAQTTDRADMHEDNVGSAEGTGKTRNPETEDKADGEVTDGVKERGQTAEHAAETQIPTQTTTDTSQKSLTWQVNDFMDAEPLTACEPSHISQKVTHKDADSSSLNKEVCADEHQRVTQNVLPLCQDAEPLNQSICQAIDPSKETADEVLIQLPTCTSQINVAPQDGQSPGNTDFQEQKSSQTETETCNPSDIITNVKQADETSDTCVSEECVLVKKLTELQPLSQSREPAAQESGQLMSDGKDGADQWRESQSGGSNTCDTGMAPGTTSCLEETKAAPQPEPAVQHENREKHIQLEKLKEAGNAEITKRETDLKPSAFPSPENDSLSKTDSDESFLSRKKTHRPLFEWGTAQRKIQSSKSKSDVSALHQFIEGAGISAPHTTGPGEIHGHPLSTIPTFIKNKSNKVPLVMTRTSDLCRPPSVSSIAASSRGQQQGEWEAKEETRREATEAEMDRRASLCISSLPVSTSSSVESKVSWKMSAECSRAPSSAAGPGPESIWEPSCSQERENQQSSFRAQISIIEQFLNTERLRLPKRRRTEN, encoded by the exons ATGGATCTCAGTGCAAACACTGGCACACTCCCCACCCACACTGCT TTTGGTGAGCCTGTGTTGGAGAAGTCTCACTGTCAGGCAGAAAGTGGAGGAACTATCTCTCTACAGCTGCTGGAATTTAAAGCCTGTCTACTTGAAGTTATCGAGGAGCTGCATATTAGAAGG GATGCAGAGACACGTTATGAGGATCAGATAAGTAAACTAGTGTTGGAGAAACAAGAGCTGGAGTGGGAAAAG gaATCTCTAcaacatcaaattaaaacagcagcagatcagCACACTGAGTTACTCACCAATGTTAAGAAGCAG TTTCAGGCCAAAATACGAAGCATTGAGGAGGAGAAG GGGAAATACCAGGTCACCGCTGAATTAAAAGACAAGGAGATGAACAACTTGAAGGAAGAGCTGAAGTCACTGCAG TTGCTGAAGTACAACTTGGAGAAGACATCAAGTGAGCTG GAGCAGAAACTAGCTCTGCAGACCCGGACAAAggacacacacctgaaccaactTGGGGAAGTGGAGAAACGATTCAGTGCCCTTTCCAGGCAGTGTGCCATGGTCAAACATGCTCACGAGAAACTAGAGCAAAATG TTGATGAGGCCATGAGAATCAATGAAAAACTGACCTCTGCTAATCAAAAACAAGAGGCAACAATTGTGTTACTTACAAAG GAGTTGGGTGAAGTCAGTAAGAAGCTAATTAAGGTCAAGATGACATCAGTTCGACATGACAAGATCCACAGTCCTTCAGGGAGGGAGCACCATGTACAGGAGCTGCACCAGAAACTCAACATG gaAACTGAAATGAATAAGAAACTAAGAGAGGAGAATTTAACTGAACGAGCAGAAAAGCGG GAGTTGATGAAGTCTTTGCAGCATACCCAGCAGCTGCTGTTGTGTCAGACTCAGACTGTGGGGAGAATAGAAACGGAGCTAAAGACCCAAACAGAAATGTACCAG GCCTTTCAGCAAGAACATGAAGTGATGCGAGAGAAGAGCAAAGCACTGGAAGACAAGGTGGCCCAACTGACTGAGACCTACACTGCTTCCAAGACCACTTGGGACAAAGAG AAGGTGGTGTTTCTGGATCGCATCAAGAGAGAGAAGGAAGCTctacaaacaataaaagaagcTTATGAAGAGCTtcaacagaaacacactgagctgACTTTACAGGTCAAATCACAGCCTACGCACATTAACGAACAGGAG ATGAAAGACAACAGTGTTTCTACCCAACAGTTTTCCTCAGTGGTGCAGGATGTCAGAGACGCAAAAACTCTCAATGAGCCCAACTCAGTTTCTGAGCTGCCTGGCTTCAGCAGTCTGCAGCACCTGGTCTCCTCTCCAGCCAAAAATCCTGAACGTCTGGAGGACACAGGAGCTGTCTCTGAGTTAGCTGCCTTAAGTGCAAGTGGAG GAAAAGACCAGGACAATCACCATTTACGCATCTTAAATCATCCAGCTGTGTTAGCCTGCCCACTGACAACCAGCGACCTGTCCAGCCACTGCAATAACTCTGAAACAAACTCAGAGGTCTTGACCAAAAATATGAACAACTCTGAAATTGATATTGTTTCAGATCTAACTGTGTCTAAAGATGTTCTTCAGAGCAAACTTAGCCATGTCAGtggcaacacaactgcatccagCCCTGAGTGTGAGTCCATGGATGAATCTGGTAAAGAAGATTTACTGaccaaagaaaaatatgaagagGGTGACGGAGGAATCAATGAGGGAAAACTGGGAAGGGAAATTGATGGGAAGCAACATAGCAACACAGAGCAAGTGGAAAATATTGCAGAGCAGCAGAACAGAGAAGAATTTAAAGAAGACGTGAACGATGctggagaaaaaagaacagtcGTAGCACAAACAACAGATAGAGCAGACATGCATGAGGATAATGTGGGGTCAGCAGAGGGAACAGGGAAGACCCGTAACCCTGAAACAGAAGATAAAGCAGATGGAGAAGTAACAGATGGAGTGAAAGAGAGAGGACAGACAGCAGAGCACGCAGCAGAAACACAGATACCAACTCAGACGACTACTGATACGAGTCAAAAGAGCCTCACATGGCAGGTCAATGACTTCATGGACGCTGAGCCTCTGACTGCCTGTGAACCCTCACACATCTCTCAGAAAGTCACTCATAAGGATGCTGACAGTAGCAGCTTGAATAAAGAAGTCTGTGCAGATGAGCACCAGAGAGTCACTCAAAATGTGCTCCCTCTGTGTCAAGATGCTGAGCCACTTAATCAGTCAATTTGTCAGGCTATTGATCCATCCAAGGAAACCGCAGATGAAGTTCTCATTCAGTTGCCTACATGTACCTCACAGATAAATGTTGCTCCACAAGATGGTCAGTCTCCCGGTAATACTGATTTCCAAGAGCAAAAATCAAGTCAAACAGAAACTGAAACGTGTAATCCTTCAGACATTATTACTAATGTGAAGCAGGCAGATGAAACATCTGATACATGTGTGAGCGAAGAGTGTGTATTAGTGAAAAAATTGACTGAACTACAACCGTTGTCTCAGAGCCGGGAGCCTGCAGCACAGGAGAGTGGACAGCTGATGTCTGATGGTAAAGATGGTGCAGATCAGTGGAGGGAAAGCCAGTCAGGTGGAAGCAATACCTGTGACACTGGAATGGCACCTGGGACCACTTCATGTTTAGAAGAAACAAAGGCGGCTCCACAACCTGAACCTGCAGTACAACATGAAAATCGTGAGAAGCACATACAACTTGAGAAACTGAAAGAAGCAGGAAATGCAGAGATAACTAAAAGGGAAACTGATTTGAAGCCGTCTGCCTTTCCAAGTCCTGAGAATGACTCATTATCAAAAACTGATTCTGATGAGTCATTCCTGTCCAGGAAAAAGACTCACAGACCATTATTTGAATGGGGAACTGCGCAGAGGAAAATTCAAAGCTCCAAAAGCAAGTCAGATGTCTCCGCCCTGCATCAGTTCATTGAG ggAGCCGGTATATCTGCACCACATACCACAGGACCTGGTGAAATACATGGACATCCACTCAGCACAATACCCACGTTCATCAAAAATAAGTCCAACAAAG TCCCCTTGGTGATGACCAGGACTTCAGATCTGTGCAGACCTCCCAGTGTCTCTTCGATTGCAGCTTCCTCCAGAGGACAACAGCAAGGAGAGTGGGAGGCAAAGGAAGAGACCCGCAGAGAGGCAACAGAAGCAGAAATG GATAGAAGAGCTTCTCTGTGCATCAGTTCCCTCCCAGTTTCCACCTCTTCCAGTGTGGAAAGTAAAGTGTCATGGAAAATGTCTGCAGA ATGTAGCAGAGCTCCCTCATCAGCTGCAGGTCCTGGTCCAGAGTCCATCTGGGAACCCTCTTGCTCCCAGGAAAGGGAAAATCAGCAGTCATCATTTAGAGCCCAGATCTCCATAATCGAACAGTTTCTCAACACTGAGAGGCTTCGTCTGCCCAAAAGACGACGAACTGAAAACTGA
- the LOC121648242 gene encoding sporulation-specific protein 15-like isoform X3, which produces MLRSSFRPKYEALRRRRYKELIPQNVNREGKYQVTAELKDKEMNNLKEELKSLQLLKYNLEKTSSELEQKLALQTRTKDTHLNQLGEVEKRFSALSRQCAMVKHAHEKLEQNVDEAMRINEKLTSANQKQEATIVLLTKELGEVSKKLIKVKMTSVRHDKIHSPSGREHHVQELHQKLNMETEMNKKLREENLTERAEKRELMKSLQHTQQLLLCQTQTVGRIETELKTQTEMYQAFQQEHEVMREKSKALEDKVAQLTETYTASKTTWDKEKVVFLDRIKREKEALQTIKEAYEELQQKHTELTLQVKSQPTHINEQEMKDNSVSTQQFSSVVQDVRDAKTLNEPNSVSELPGFSSLQHLVSSPAKNPERLEDTGAVSELAALSASGGKDQDNHHLRILNHPAVLACPLTTSDLSSHCNNSETNSEVLTKNMNNSEIDIVSDLTVSKDVLQSKLSHVSGNTTASSPECESMDESGKEDLLTKEKYEEGDGGINEGKLGREIDGKQHSNTEQVENIAEQQNREEFKEDVNDAGEKRTVVAQTTDRADMHEDNVGSAEGTGKTRNPETEDKADGEVTDGVKERGQTAEHAAETQIPTQTTTDTSQKSLTWQVNDFMDAEPLTACEPSHISQKVTHKDADSSSLNKEVCADEHQRVTQNVLPLCQDAEPLNQSICQAIDPSKETADEVLIQLPTCTSQINVAPQDGQSPGNTDFQEQKSSQTETETCNPSDIITNVKQADETSDTCVSEECVLVKKLTELQPLSQSREPAAQESGQLMSDGKDGADQWRESQSGGSNTCDTGMAPGTTSCLEETKAAPQPEPAVQHENREKHIQLEKLKEAGNAEITKRETDLKPSAFPSPENDSLSKTDSDESFLSRKKTHRPLFEWGTAQRKIQSSKSKSDVSALHQFIEGAGISAPHTTGPGEIHGHPLSTIPTFIKNKSNKVPLVMTRTSDLCRPPSVSSIAASSRGQQQGEWEAKEETRREATEAEMDRRASLCISSLPVSTSSSVESKVSWKMSAECSRAPSSAAGPGPESIWEPSCSQERENQQSSFRAQISIIEQFLNTERLRLPKRRRTEN; this is translated from the exons ATGTTAAGAAGCAG TTTCAGGCCAAAATACGAAGCATTGAGGAGGAGAAGGTACAAAGAGCTTATCCCCCAAAATGTCAACAGAGAG GGGAAATACCAGGTCACCGCTGAATTAAAAGACAAGGAGATGAACAACTTGAAGGAAGAGCTGAAGTCACTGCAG TTGCTGAAGTACAACTTGGAGAAGACATCAAGTGAGCTG GAGCAGAAACTAGCTCTGCAGACCCGGACAAAggacacacacctgaaccaactTGGGGAAGTGGAGAAACGATTCAGTGCCCTTTCCAGGCAGTGTGCCATGGTCAAACATGCTCACGAGAAACTAGAGCAAAATG TTGATGAGGCCATGAGAATCAATGAAAAACTGACCTCTGCTAATCAAAAACAAGAGGCAACAATTGTGTTACTTACAAAG GAGTTGGGTGAAGTCAGTAAGAAGCTAATTAAGGTCAAGATGACATCAGTTCGACATGACAAGATCCACAGTCCTTCAGGGAGGGAGCACCATGTACAGGAGCTGCACCAGAAACTCAACATG gaAACTGAAATGAATAAGAAACTAAGAGAGGAGAATTTAACTGAACGAGCAGAAAAGCGG GAGTTGATGAAGTCTTTGCAGCATACCCAGCAGCTGCTGTTGTGTCAGACTCAGACTGTGGGGAGAATAGAAACGGAGCTAAAGACCCAAACAGAAATGTACCAG GCCTTTCAGCAAGAACATGAAGTGATGCGAGAGAAGAGCAAAGCACTGGAAGACAAGGTGGCCCAACTGACTGAGACCTACACTGCTTCCAAGACCACTTGGGACAAAGAG AAGGTGGTGTTTCTGGATCGCATCAAGAGAGAGAAGGAAGCTctacaaacaataaaagaagcTTATGAAGAGCTtcaacagaaacacactgagctgACTTTACAGGTCAAATCACAGCCTACGCACATTAACGAACAGGAG ATGAAAGACAACAGTGTTTCTACCCAACAGTTTTCCTCAGTGGTGCAGGATGTCAGAGACGCAAAAACTCTCAATGAGCCCAACTCAGTTTCTGAGCTGCCTGGCTTCAGCAGTCTGCAGCACCTGGTCTCCTCTCCAGCCAAAAATCCTGAACGTCTGGAGGACACAGGAGCTGTCTCTGAGTTAGCTGCCTTAAGTGCAAGTGGAG GAAAAGACCAGGACAATCACCATTTACGCATCTTAAATCATCCAGCTGTGTTAGCCTGCCCACTGACAACCAGCGACCTGTCCAGCCACTGCAATAACTCTGAAACAAACTCAGAGGTCTTGACCAAAAATATGAACAACTCTGAAATTGATATTGTTTCAGATCTAACTGTGTCTAAAGATGTTCTTCAGAGCAAACTTAGCCATGTCAGtggcaacacaactgcatccagCCCTGAGTGTGAGTCCATGGATGAATCTGGTAAAGAAGATTTACTGaccaaagaaaaatatgaagagGGTGACGGAGGAATCAATGAGGGAAAACTGGGAAGGGAAATTGATGGGAAGCAACATAGCAACACAGAGCAAGTGGAAAATATTGCAGAGCAGCAGAACAGAGAAGAATTTAAAGAAGACGTGAACGATGctggagaaaaaagaacagtcGTAGCACAAACAACAGATAGAGCAGACATGCATGAGGATAATGTGGGGTCAGCAGAGGGAACAGGGAAGACCCGTAACCCTGAAACAGAAGATAAAGCAGATGGAGAAGTAACAGATGGAGTGAAAGAGAGAGGACAGACAGCAGAGCACGCAGCAGAAACACAGATACCAACTCAGACGACTACTGATACGAGTCAAAAGAGCCTCACATGGCAGGTCAATGACTTCATGGACGCTGAGCCTCTGACTGCCTGTGAACCCTCACACATCTCTCAGAAAGTCACTCATAAGGATGCTGACAGTAGCAGCTTGAATAAAGAAGTCTGTGCAGATGAGCACCAGAGAGTCACTCAAAATGTGCTCCCTCTGTGTCAAGATGCTGAGCCACTTAATCAGTCAATTTGTCAGGCTATTGATCCATCCAAGGAAACCGCAGATGAAGTTCTCATTCAGTTGCCTACATGTACCTCACAGATAAATGTTGCTCCACAAGATGGTCAGTCTCCCGGTAATACTGATTTCCAAGAGCAAAAATCAAGTCAAACAGAAACTGAAACGTGTAATCCTTCAGACATTATTACTAATGTGAAGCAGGCAGATGAAACATCTGATACATGTGTGAGCGAAGAGTGTGTATTAGTGAAAAAATTGACTGAACTACAACCGTTGTCTCAGAGCCGGGAGCCTGCAGCACAGGAGAGTGGACAGCTGATGTCTGATGGTAAAGATGGTGCAGATCAGTGGAGGGAAAGCCAGTCAGGTGGAAGCAATACCTGTGACACTGGAATGGCACCTGGGACCACTTCATGTTTAGAAGAAACAAAGGCGGCTCCACAACCTGAACCTGCAGTACAACATGAAAATCGTGAGAAGCACATACAACTTGAGAAACTGAAAGAAGCAGGAAATGCAGAGATAACTAAAAGGGAAACTGATTTGAAGCCGTCTGCCTTTCCAAGTCCTGAGAATGACTCATTATCAAAAACTGATTCTGATGAGTCATTCCTGTCCAGGAAAAAGACTCACAGACCATTATTTGAATGGGGAACTGCGCAGAGGAAAATTCAAAGCTCCAAAAGCAAGTCAGATGTCTCCGCCCTGCATCAGTTCATTGAG ggAGCCGGTATATCTGCACCACATACCACAGGACCTGGTGAAATACATGGACATCCACTCAGCACAATACCCACGTTCATCAAAAATAAGTCCAACAAAG TCCCCTTGGTGATGACCAGGACTTCAGATCTGTGCAGACCTCCCAGTGTCTCTTCGATTGCAGCTTCCTCCAGAGGACAACAGCAAGGAGAGTGGGAGGCAAAGGAAGAGACCCGCAGAGAGGCAACAGAAGCAGAAATG GATAGAAGAGCTTCTCTGTGCATCAGTTCCCTCCCAGTTTCCACCTCTTCCAGTGTGGAAAGTAAAGTGTCATGGAAAATGTCTGCAGA ATGTAGCAGAGCTCCCTCATCAGCTGCAGGTCCTGGTCCAGAGTCCATCTGGGAACCCTCTTGCTCCCAGGAAAGGGAAAATCAGCAGTCATCATTTAGAGCCCAGATCTCCATAATCGAACAGTTTCTCAACACTGAGAGGCTTCGTCTGCCCAAAAGACGACGAACTGAAAACTGA